The genomic segment CTTGGCCTGTCCGTCGATGCCGATGAGGGTAGGAACTTCTCCGATAAGCGCCTTGGGTTCGGGGAAGACCTTGCCGTACATGCGGTTGAACCGGCGGGCGATTTCACGGGTGATTTCCACATGGGCTTCGTTGTCCTTGCCCACGGGGACCAGGTGGGCGCGTGGGAGCAGGATGTCCACGGCCTGGAGCACGGGATAGCCCACCAGTCCGAAGGGGACCGCTTCGTCGTCCATGTTGGCCGCCCGGGCCATGTCCTTGATGCTGGGCAGGCGGGTCAGTCGGGGCAGGGTGACCAGCATCTCGAAGATCAGATTGAGTTCGTAGGTTTCGGGTACCGCCGATTGAACAAAGATGACGCTTTTTTCAGGGTCGATGCCCACGGCCAGGTAGTCCAGCGTGACTTCCAGGATGTTTTGCCGGAGTTGTTCGACTTCGGCCTTGGTGGGTTTGGTGGTGAGGGTGTGCAAATCGGCAATGATGAAGAAGCACTCGTATTTGTCCTGGAGGGCCAGGCGGTTCTTCAGGCTGCCCACATAGTGTCCCAGGTGCAGTTTCCCGGTGGGACG from the Anaerolineae bacterium genome contains:
- the trpS gene encoding tryptophan--tRNA ligase translates to MSKERKLRVLTGDRPTGKLHLGHYVGSLKNRLALQDKYECFFIIADLHTLTTKPTKAEVEQLRQNILEVTLDYLAVGIDPEKSVIFVQSAVPETYELNLIFEMLVTLPRLTRLPSIKDMARAANMDDEAVPFGLVGYPVLQAVDILLPRAHLVPVGKDNEAHVEITREIARRFNRMYGKVFPEPKALIGEVPTLIGIDGQAKMSKSLNNAIYLSDSEEEVNAKVRRMFTDPTRVRPDIPADPDKPTNVVFRYHDIFNPNKEEVEDLKERYRQGKVGDVEVKQKLARALNAFLEPIRERRARYEGKPELIEEILIEGTRRAREEARATMELVREAMGMYGIEISRKVDALEDRPPSPLRG